From the Theileria equi strain WA chromosome 4 map unlocalized gcontig_1105316255041, whole genome shotgun sequence genome, one window contains:
- a CDS encoding signal peptide containing protein (encoded by transcript BEWA_050240A) encodes MRLITVLWIVCAFRLGSAGLVDTVIDCFGSCIGCVSGSDLNLSLDITKARNTEKVLVYSEIEMKCQHRKFQPIDTVAVTQVRYGNHLLWKAMPGAKCVLVNTYFNELGHTLVRLDSERGDISRSVFVQKTNNDWNEVNEQVFRDQLCAMRGRDREPRRRNEYMDEGSWARDDELHLDDQEDEEDSSGRLGTTASSRPARRTRRIVVDMKIDITADVEEALGESLGARNVRRRGSTSSVDSYVSTRSRRSSSDSIVVNTRRSR; translated from the coding sequence ATGAGACTAATCACAGTACTATGGATAGTCTGTGCCTTCAGACTGGGTAGCGCTGGATTGGTGGATACAGTCATTGATTGCTTCGGTAGCTGCATTGGCTGTGTTTCTGGTAGCGACCTTAACCTATCTCTAGACATAACAAAGGCTAGGAATACGGAAAAGGTCCTCGTTTATAGTGAGATCGAGATGAAGTGTCAACACAGGAAATTTCAGCCCATTGATACTGTGGCAGTCACTCAAGTTCGTTACGGCAATCATCTTTTATGGAAGGCGATGCCTGGCGCCAAATGCGTCTTGGTAAACACGTACTTCAACGAGTTGGGACACACCCTTGTTCGGCTCGATTCCGAGAGAGGCGATATCTCCAGGTCCGTCTTTGTTCAGAAGACTAACAACGACTGGAATGAGGTTAACGAACAAGTCTTCAGAGACCAGCTGTGCGCCATGAGGGGTCGTGATAGAGAGCCCCgaagaaggaatgaatACATGGATGAGGGGAGCTGGGCCCGTGATGACGAGTTGCATTTGGATGACCAGgaagacgaagaagatTCTAGTGGAAGGCTTGGAACTACAGCATCGAGCAGACCTGCAAGAAGAACTAGGAGAATAGTTGTAGACATGAAAATAGACATTACCGCTGATGTGGAGGAAGCGCTCGGAGAAAGTCTGGGTGCTAGAAATGTGCGCCGAAGAGGATCGACTTCTTCCGTAGACTCCTACGTAAGCACTAGATCGAGAAGATCCTCCAGTGATAGTATTGTTGTCAATACGAGGAGATCCAGATAG
- a CDS encoding hypothetical protein (encoded by transcript BEWA_050280A), with amino-acid sequence MAKQQVTIKLKENQRVKSNDRSIQYPNTNLITVTRSNYPHGSTQDFYRYTHEWDGTRFKLAEIQDDNNIRIGGIREYNQKVPYVSAYYWTSDTSKALIVGVTTTKGDNTPTKYYAKSAGKSQWHPLYGSYQPLDAEDLEQTLDELNCYFNNGVTIDLSYSKSKSGKKYCCPDNTHTKRVSVFKKTVSCVQHSSSSITYYKHEFTSDRTSKLAAIKYHTYPSRRKRVNIPDLNLPTKDSVKVTVYAFYSDSRDLVLIHVESTESSPVTGWYKKPANGSRGHDENWTTVGINTTPGDLENKELDCSNNKNFKELAKELKKLGCYSLQQCTIDPEHLGQNGVQREEVPAADLSDQVPDTESETKMLLQGNGLSDGAKVGIGIGSTVGGGAITGLALWKGPALIARLIARL; translated from the coding sequence ATGGCTAAACAACAAGTGACCATTAAGCTTAAAGAAAACCAAAGGGTAAAGAGTAATGATAGGTCCATACAGTATCCAAATACTAATCTCATTACCGTCACAAGATCTAATTACCCTCATGGGTCTACGCAGGATTTCTACAGGTATACTCATGAGTGGGATGGAACACGATTCAAACTTGCAGAGATCCAAGATGATAATAATATAAGAATAGGTGGAATTAGAGAATACAATCAAAAGGTACCCTACGTTTCCgcctattactggactAGTGATACTAGTAAGGCACTCATAGTAGGAGTTACCACTACCAAGGGTGATAACACTCCAACTAAGTATTATGCCAAGAGTGCTGGGAAGTCTCAGTGGCATCCATTATATGGGAGTTATCAACCACTAGATGCTGAGGATCTTGAGCAAACTCTGGACGAGCTTAACTGTTATTTCAATAATGGTGTTACCATTGACTTATCGTATAGTAAATCTAAATCAGGAAAGAAGTACTGTTGCCCTGATAATACTCATACTAAGAGGGTCTCTGTTTTTAAGAAGACAGTTTCCTGTGTGCAACATAGCTCAAGCTCCATTAcatactacaaacatgaattTACTTCTGATCGTACTTCAAAACTTGCAGCTATCAAGTACCATACTTATCCCAGtagaaggaagagagtGAATATTCCTGACCTTAACTTACCTACCAAAGATTCAGTAAAGGTTACAGTTTATGCATTCTACTCTGATAGTAGGGATCTGGTCCTAATACATGTAGAATCTACTGAGAGCTCTCCAGTTACTGGATGGTACAAAAAGCCCGCTAATGGCAGTAGAGGTCATGATGAAAATTGGACAACAGTAGGTATCAACACCACACCAGGAGATTTAGAGAATAAGGAGCTTGACTGTAGtaataacaaaaattttaaagaactTGCTAAGGAACTAAAGAAACTTGGATGTTACAGCTTGCAACAATGTACTATTGATCCAGaacatcttggacagaatggagttcaacgtgaaGAAGTCCCTGCagctgacttatctgatCAAGTccctgatacagagtctgagactaagatgCTCCTACAAGGTAATGGACTTTCTGATGGAGCTAAGGTAGGAATTGGCATTGGAAGTACCGTCGGTGGAGGCGCAATTACCGGTCTAGCTCTATGGAAGGGACCTGCTCTAATTGCACGATTAATAGCTCGTCTGTAG
- a CDS encoding DNA-directed RNA polymerase, alpha subunit, N terminal domain containing protein (encoded by transcript BEWA_050230A), translating into MQKWFHFLLLFSIFGVSSLSHTGAVTRRGCGPTNGGFHGFSHSLHRNFYGTHGEGRKKIEDKGQNIAKGNDRRIQPLSLLFLAPHWPSRVQSHQCFADSGDGTADEGKKVVFPFDRDAPLQDAPVPPWIVKFVGGNEPEEDYVPRHYTEEEIQTEIAKYNKESRERTVLSEVKEIECVKLKSYGLKFKQIQPVRYHNGKAFTFFYVHSLHTDVIPVLMNSLRRVAKRHIGAGRITALRVPGLEHEFLSIVGLREDFFQLSRNLRGIIFRNVPETATFTNPIIARLRIKGPLIAVAGHLKIEQEEPTDIGSSSGSFTDRKIEIVNKNHYICTLSPNSYLTMDVKIEYIANYVVPEHGPESLERDITDDGFIHFCSSCNPISVFAFRGERRGLDEQTTSEIVTLELHTDGSTTPRLGLLKTNAFLLEWFERTLVALRTDCKPDYASIADDRDYNTRVEMMHPELNRHLPWNPYIQPQDRAAARQRWFYRQDVRRQYAIDPESRMAKEEQLAAWKKDLEDQIAFEEQLPPALDDGMEAPETILERRNREQEEKDESPPSWLFKDPAGPGNIGQWPIFEFDRNSPKAFDYPRGGP; encoded by the exons ATGCAAAAATGGTTCCATTTTCTTCTGCTCTTTTCGATTTTTGGCGTCTCGTCGCTCTCACACACTGGAGCTGTCACTAGACGTGGCTGCGGGCCTACAAATGGAGGATTCCACGGGTTTTCTCATAGTTTACACCGTAATTTCTATGGAACACATGGAGAAGGACGGAAAAAAATAGAGGATAAGGGacaaaatatcgcaaaggGGAACGATCGACGGATTCAACCGCTTTcccttttatttttagcTCCACACTGGCCCTCAAGGGTACAATCGCATCAATGCTTTGCAGATAGTGGCGATGGAACGGCAGACGAGGGGAAAAAGGTTGTCTTTCCCTTTGATCGAGATGCTCCTCTCCAGGACGCTCCCGTACCTCCAT GGATTGTAAAGTTTGTCGGAGGCAACGAGCCGGAGGAGGATTACGTCCCGAGGCATTACAcggaagaagagattcaGACGGAGATTGCAAAGTATAACAAGGAGAGTAGAGAACGAACTGTCCTCTCCGAGGTCAAAGAGATTGAG TGTGTCAAGCTCAAGAGTTACGGGTTAAAGTTCAAGCAGATACAACCGGTAAGATACCATAACGGGAAGGCATTCACTTTCTTTTACGTCCACTCGCTTCATACCGACGTAATTCCGGTACTTATGAACAGTCTAAGGCGCGTTGCAAAGAGACATATCGGTGCTGGGAGAATCACTGCTCTCAGAGTCCCCGGACTGGAACACGAATTCCTCTCCATCGTTGGATTGAGGGAAGACTTCTTTCAACTGTCACGAAATTTGAGGGGGATCATATTCCGCAACGTTCCAGAAACTGCAACATTCACAAATCCCATAATTGCAAGGCTGAGAATAAAGGGACCACTTATCGCAGTTGCTGgacatttaaaaattgaACAAGAGGAGCCAACGGACATCGGTTCGAGTTCTGGGTCCTTTACTGATCGCAAAATTGAAATTGTCAACAAAAATCACTACATCTGCACTCTTTCGCCAAACAGTTATCTCACAATGGATGTCAAAATCGAGTACATTGCAAACTACGTGGTACCGGAACACGGTCCAGAATCGCTGGAAAGGGACATTACAGACGATGGATTTATACACTTTTGTTCCAGCTGTAATCCCATCTCGGTCTTTGCATTCAGAGGTGAAAGGAGGGGCTTGGACGAGCAAACCACCAGTGAGATTGTAACTTTGGAGCTCCATACCGATGGGTCAACAACTCCACGTCTTGGACTCTTGAAGACGAATGCCTTTCTGCTGGAGTGGTTTGAACGGACCCTGGTAGCTCTGAGGACCGATTGTAAGCCTGACTATGCCTCTATAGCAGATGATAGGGATTACAATACACGCGTAGAAATGATGCATCCAGAGCTTAACAGGCACTTGCCGTGGAATCCATACATTCAGCCTCAAGACAGGGCTGCAGCTCGCCAGAGATGGTTTTACAGACAAGATGTCCGCAGACAATATGCCATTGATCCAGAATCTCGTATGGCTAAGGAGGAACAGTTGGCCGCATGGAAGAAGGATTTGGAGGACCAGATCGCTTTCGAGGAGCAGCTACCTCCAGCTCTCGATGATGGAATGGAAGCTCCAGAGACCATACTAGAGCGCAGAAATAGGGAAcaggaagagaaggatGAGAGTCCGCCGTCCTGGCTCTTCAAGGATCCAGCCGGCCCAGGAAATATCGGCCAATGGCCCATCTTTGAGTTTGACCGCAACTCTCCCAAAGCGTTTGACTACCCACGGGGAGGACCTTAA
- a CDS encoding hypothetical protein (encoded by transcript BEWA_050250A) yields the protein MTILSSTSLYTLSISFLIYSSIKTTACSSECHYALSFKDPVTLDISGETPGTIMEVEGEEYNGNRIFCTRPEFAEEYRIGDVMDGRELIFGDRLRNDEREVFTYVQEDGTTYVEVLSIYKGENGVIREIDEFLRRFNDSRYRRLIREPVELDVTNYDPSSGKIKMEVYSRGRRIYSVRDTLKYLVGVVRYGKRVIDDVTEGVKFKEVLVDERRGLTIEVARFMKNGDLVNLEYKFVGENEGFELVSEECNLAYEEV from the coding sequence ATGACGATTTTATCGTCCACTAGTCTCTACACCTTGTCCATCTCCTTCCTCATCTATTCATCCATTAAAACTACCGCTTGTTCCAGTGAATGTCACTATGCGCTTTCCTTCAAAGATCCAGTCACGCTGGACATTTCGGGTGAGACTCCTGGGACGATAATGGAGGTGGAGGGTGAGGAGTACAACGGCAACCGCATCTTTTGTACAAGACCCGAATTTGCCGAGGAATACAGGATTGGCGACGTCATGGACGGTCGGGAGCTCATTTTTGGAGACAGACTGAGGAATGACGAACGGGAAGTCTTTACTTATGTGCAGGAAGACGGGACGACTTACGTCGAAGTCCTCAGCATTTACAAGGGGGAGAATGGCGTAATTCGGGAGATTGACGAGTTTTTAAGGAGATTCAACGATTCTCGTTACAGGAGGCTTATTAGGGAGCCCGTGGAGCTCGATGTTACAAACTATGACCCCTCCTCTGGAaagataaagatggaggTCTACTCCCGGGGAAGGAGGATTTACTCGGTAAGAGACACCCTCAAGTACCTGGTTGGAGTGGTACGATATGGAAAGCGTGTCATTGACGATGTGACCGAAGGAGTAAAGTTCAAGGAGGTCCTGGTCGACGAAAGAAGGGGTTTGACCATCGAGGTTGCGCGGTTCatgaagaatggagatttGGTCAATTTAGAGTATAAATTTGTGGGCGAAAACGAGGGGTTCGAGCTGGTCAGCGAAGAATGTAATTTGGCCTATGAAGAGGTTTAA
- a CDS encoding hypothetical protein (encoded by transcript BEWA_050260A): MSTEGIDIRKKCPEGKSLGTCQDDSQVEAKRGRLRDVDNRETGYKYCRHKYDSHKLWIDQVTYGNQPIKIEGNDGKKSISFSDIHPKVWEVTTYYSFEHDNGKTTIKVPLALRVQSNTSEYNCGNYCWYENLGRDNLTWRSISSTQNFPEDDPGKGGNEFKNKLDELACKLHKLHIVDIYKISNYKCACGKANVTVTPITDKNDGDLKGYIKYEYSYASDKNFVRYKRVNIKDGDDDKLLTLNKDTPKLSAYYWDQDEKRRKKPLLMEVHVQRFSGIPVIVSNNGDSDSKQWTMIMPESGELQLKGDELKKALHKQSANFSDL, from the coding sequence ATGTCTACAGAAGGCATAGAtataaggaagaagtgCCCTGAAGGAAAAAGTCTTGGTACCTGTCAAGATGATTCTCAGGTTGAGGCAAAAAGAGGAAGGCTTAGGGATGTTGATAATAGAGAGACGGGCTACAAATATTGCAGACATAAGTATGATTCACATAAACTGTGGATAGACCAAGTTACATATGGCAATCAGCCCATTAAAATAGAAGGTAATGACGGTAAAAAGTCTATTTCATTCTCCGATATACACCCTAAGGTATGGGAGGTAACAACTTACTATTCTTTTGAACATGATAATGGTAAGACAACTATAAAAGTTCCTCTTGCACTCAGGGTACAAAGTAATACTAGCGAATATAATTGTGGTAACTATTGCTGGTACGAAAATTTGGGTAGGGATAACTTAACATGGAGGTCAATTTCTAGTACTCAAAACTTTCCTGAAGATGACCCAGGGAAAGGTGGAAATGAGTTCAAGAATAAACTAGATGAACTTGCCTGTAAACTACATAAACTTCATATCGTTGACATCTACAAGATAAGTAACTATAAATGCGCATGTGGTAAGGCCAACGTCACAGTTACTCCTATCACagataaaaatgatggaGATTTAAAAGGCTATATAAAATACGAGTATTCTTACGCTAGTGACAAAAACTTTGTTAGATACAAAAGAGTTAACattaaagatggagatgatgaCAAACTTCTTACACTTAACAAAGATACCCCTAAGCTATCGGCCTACTACTGGGACCAAGATGAAAAGCGTAGGAAGAAACCCTTACTTATGGAAGTACATGTTCAACGTTTTAGTGGAATACCAGTTATTGTTAGTAACAATGGGGATTCTGATAGCAAACAATGGACTATGATAATGCCTGAAAGTGGCGAATTACAACTCAAAGGTGATGAACTCAAAAAGGCACTCCATAAACaaagtgcaaacttttcagaCCTGTAG
- a CDS encoding hypothetical protein (encoded by transcript BEWA_050270A) produces the protein MYGLADYTAWKHTYGGNKTFTVTEFTGQPKIYEDKFPIFDVTELVVFLPKSDSTNTPPLVYVSSDGGRTKKWYSGKGHKLYKNKYGNGWVEENGLGSNYPNVLDNLLKTTLEIAKQQVLKRSEREGTGVSVFPEDSEEEKEEDDKKTVSKLTVPASDLGDEAKEIPGRPGPPLPQEPQQSARNSNSDSHETQDSVVKSTVDTQQQSSAGTSVLATNQSDLTAGIQGGSLTPAQMATEPPVAEEKESQPKTAEERESEDNSRGSDGIREHEEVEKDEPLRLGAEVPPPTPTPTASLVTYGSGIILDENVYNTMKDTMHGYASAVEINETKYKPNVLDYTINPNPTIYGYLEPDDTTTIVGESPDKTVITDSSLVEFSYDSNPYTIEGTKQKYCVEERGDPMEHATHGLTRPPVEINVPSESQTHASQKASALSTSSVSLHSPNSNQDIIKTTISVTTGILVTSALACFAGWKLYKRFKGDPWVRHGYPIEFLRNVPY, from the coding sequence ATGTACGGGCTAGCAGACTATACTGCTTGGAAGCACACCTATGGAGGTAACAAGACTTTTACCGTAACTGAGTTCACTGGGCAACCTAAAATATACGAGGACAAATTTCCAATATTTGATGTTACGGAACTAGTAGTCTTCCTTCCCAAGAGTGATAGTACCAACACACCTCCCCTTGTCTATGTCAGCAGTGATGGCGGAAGGACTAAGAAGTGGTACAGTGGGAAAGGTCATAAGTTGTATAAGAATAAGTATGGAAATGGCTGGGTAGAGGAGAATGGACTAGGAAGTAATTATCCAAATGTACTTGATAATCTTCTTAAAACTACTCTGGAGATCGCTAAACAGCAAGTGCTAAAACGTTCTGAACGTGAAGGTACTGGAGTATCAGTGTTTCCGGAAGActctgaagaagaaaaagaggaagatgataaaaaaaCTGTTTCTAAACTTACTGTTCCTGCTTCTGATCTTGGTGATGAAGCCAAAGAAATCCCTGGTAGACCTGGACCACCTCTTCCCCAAGAACCTCAACAATCTGCTAGAAATTCTAACTCTGACTCTCATGAAACACAAGATAGTGTTGTTAAATCCACTGTAGATACTCAACAACAATCTAGTGCTGGCACATCTGTCCTAGCTACTAATCAATCTGACCTAACTGCTGGTATTCAAGGTGGATCTCTTACTCCTGCTCAAATGGCTACTGAACCTCCTGTTGctgaagaaaaagaatcCCAACCGAAAACAGCTGAAGAAAGAGAGAGTGAAGATAATTCTAGAGGTAGTGATGGAATTCGTGAACATGAAGAAGTTGAGAAGGATGAACCACTTCGGCTAGGTGCTGAAGTACCTCCACCAACTCCTACTCCTACTGCTTCCTTAGTAACCTATGGCTCAGGAATTATTTTGGATGAGAATGTATACAACACTATGAAAGACACTATGCATGGGTATGCCTCTGCTGTTGAAATTAATGAGACTAAATACAAACCAAACGTTTTAGATTATACAATTAACCCTAATCCCACGATCTACGGATACTTGGAACCTGATGATACTACTACCATTGTTGGGGAATCCCCGGATAAAACCGTTATCACTGATAGTTCTCTTGTCGAGTTTTCTTATGATTCTAATCCATATACTATAGAAGGGACTAAACAAAAGTATTGCGTTGAGGAACGTGGTGACCCTATGGAACACGCTACACATGGACTTACGAGACCTCCTGTTGAAATCAATGTACCCTCTGAATCTCAAACTCATGCTTCTCAAAAAGCTTCAGCTCTATCCACATCCTCAGTCTCTCTACACTCTCCAAACTCTAATCAAGATATTATTAAGACTACCATCTCTGTAACTACCGGCATTCTTGTtacttctgccttggcttgctttgcaggatggaaactttacaaacgttttaaaggagacccttgggttagacacgGATATCctatagagtttttaaggaatgtaccatattga